Proteins found in one Sorghum bicolor cultivar BTx623 chromosome 1, Sorghum_bicolor_NCBIv3, whole genome shotgun sequence genomic segment:
- the LOC8082334 gene encoding transcription factor RF2b has protein sequence MQQPEHADPPGRAFPPPAAPASAAARGAHHRRARSEVAFRLPDDLGLGGGGGPDGDAFDEIGSEDDLFSTFMDIEKISSSGPSDRDRDRAAETSSPPRPKHRHSSSVDGSGLFFSPGIGGGAGKDAAASLAEVMEAKKAMTPEQLAELAAIDPKRAKRILANRQSAARSKERKARYITELERKVQTLQTEATTLSAQLTLFQRDTTGLSAENAELKIRLQAMEQQAQLRDALNDALKQELERLKHATGEMTNSSETYNMRFQHVPYNSSFFPLSQQNASPHLGTTQLPPPYPPHPNVPNHQMLSHPNTLPDIMQQESLGRLQGLDIGKGPLVVKSESSSISASESSSTF, from the exons ATGCAGCAGCCGGAGCATGCCGATCCGCCGGGCCGGGCCTTCCCGCCACCGGCGGCGCCGGCGTCTGCCGCCGCGCGCGGCGCGCACCACCGCCGGGCCAGATCTGAGGTTGCCTTCCGCCTCCCGGACGACCtcggcctcggcggcggcggcggccccgaCGGCGACGCCTTCGACGAGATCGGCTCCGAGGACGACCTCTTCTCCACCTTCATGGACATCGAGAAGATCTCCTCCTCCGGGCCGTCCGACCGCGACCGCGACCGCGCCGCCGAGACCTCGTCTCCGCCGCGCCCCAAGCACCGCCACAGCAGCTCCGTCGACGGCTCGGGCCTTTTCTTCTCGCCCGgcatcggcggcggcgcggggaaggatgccgcggcgtcgctggccgaggtcatggaggccaagaaggCCATGACTCCTGAGCAGCTGGCCGAGCTCGCCGCCATCGACCCCAAGCGCGCCAAGAG AATTCTAGCTAACAGACAATCGGCAGCTAGATCGAAAGAAAGAAAGGCTCGTTATATAACAGAACTTGAGAGGAAGGTCCAAACTCTTCAGACTGAAGCCACCACCCTCTCAGCTCAACTCACACTATTTCAG AGGGACACGACTGGACTTTCTGCAGAAAATGCAGAGCTTAAGATAAGGTTACAGGCCATGGAGCAACAGGCTCAACTCCGTGATG CTCTGAATGATGCACTAAAGCAGGAGCTGGAGAGGCTTAAGCATGCTACTGGTGAGATGACCAATTCCAGCGAGACATATAACATGAGATTTCAACATGTTCCATACAACTCTTCCTTCTTCCCGCTTTCCCAGCAAAATGCATCCCCACACCTTGGTACCACCCAGTTGCCACCACCGTACCCACCCCATCCCAATGTGCCAAACCACCAGATGCTGTCCCACCCAAACACTCTCCCAGACATAATGCAGCAAGAGTCTCTTGGACGGCTGCAGGGTTTGGACATTGGAAAGGGGCCACTGGTTGTGAAGTCAGAGAGCAGCTCGATCTCTGCAAGTGAAAGCAGCAGCACCTTCTAA
- the LOC8082336 gene encoding vicilin-like seed storage protein At2g28490, translated as MDRAVMAPPLLVLLLLLLSRCSAAAPRHGAEGWWEEGEGEWRPAEEEEQGKQGKGRGLFVLDRLEKVVESEGGQVRVVRGQPWPPAAAFACRDGLMHIGFITMEPKTLFVPQYLDSSITLFVQRGEVKVGYIHKDELVERKLKMGDVLHIDAGSTFYLVNTGKGQRLQIICSIDASDSLGFFGPPYQAFYLGGAGHPASVIAGFGPKTLTHAFNATYDELASILLAKTGGPIVHYTADVEPEGGGGEEERGQGGNDVLDRGTRCEGARAGAGAGAWRPVGRGDEGDECGSDDDARRPTWSWRKLVNRFIGGGAGGGDTAETNKKGKKKGGATEPYNLYDSEPGFRNSYGWTVSVDKHQYEPLKHPDIGVYLVNLTAGSLLAPHVNPRATEYGVVLGGEGTIQVVFPNGSLAMSEVVRPGDVFWIPRYFPFCQVASRGGPFEFFGFTTSARRNRPQFLVGASSVLRTLLGPEIAAAFGAREEEFSKLVRAQREALIMPSFHASGKEEEEEKHGKKKGRREREEAPVPLVVEQVV; from the exons ATGGATCGCGCTgtgatggcgccgccgctgctcgtcctcctgctgctcctcctctCGCGGtgttcggcggcggcgccacggcACGGCGCCGAGGGCTGGTGGGAGGAGGGCGagggggaatggaggccggccGAGGAGGAAGAGCAGGGCAAGCAGGGCAAGGGGAGGGGGCTGTTCGTGCTGGACCGgctggagaaggtggtcgagtcGGAGGGCGGGCAGGTGCGCGTGGTGCGCGGCCAGCCgtggccgccggccgccgccttcGCGTGCCGCGACGGGCTCATGCACATCGGCTTCATCACCATGGAGCCCAAGACGCTGTTCGTGCCGCAGTACCTCGACTCCAGCATCACTCTCTTCGTGCAGCGGG GGGAAGTGAAGGTTGGGTATATTCACAAGGATGAGCTCGTGGAGAGGAAGCTCAAGATGGGCGACGTGCTCCACATCGACGCCGGATCCACCTTCTACTTGGTCAACACCGGCAAAGGGCAGAGGCTACAGATCATATGCAGCATCGACGCCTCCGATAGCCTTGGCTTCTTTGGACCTCCTTATCAG GCCTTCTACCTCGGCGGCGCAGGGCACCCGGCGTCGGTCATCGCCGGTTTCGGACCGAAGACGCTTACCCATGCCTTCAAC GCCACCTACGACGAGTTGGCAAGTATCCTGCTGGCAAAAACCGGCGGCCCCATCGTGCACTACACCGCGGACGTGGAGCCCGAGGGCGGTGGCGGCGAAGAGGAGCGTGGGCAGGGCGGGAACGACGTGCTGGACAGGGGAACGCGGTGCGAGGGTGCTCGTGCTGGTGCTGGCGCTGGCGCGTGGAGGCCGGTCGGCAGGGGAGACGAAGGCGACGAGTGCGGCAGCGATGACGACGCACGGCGGCCGACGTGGTCGTGGAGGAAGCTGGTGAACAGGTTCATCGGAGGAGGGGCGGGCGGCGGCGACACCGCGGAGACgaacaagaagggcaagaagaaGGGGGGCGCGACGGAGCCGTACAACCTCTACGACAGCGAGCCCGGGTTCCGGAACAGCTACGGCTGGACCGTCTCCGTCGACAAGCACCAGTACGAGCCCCTCAAGCACCCCGACATCGGCGTCTACCTCGTAAACCTCACCGCG GGGTCGCTGCTGGCGCCGCACGTGAACCCTCGGGCGACGGAGTACGGCGTGGTGCTGGGCGGGGAAGGCACGATCCAGGTGGTGTTCCCGAACGGGTCGCTGGCGATGAGCGAGGTGGTGCGGCCCGGCGACGTGTTCTGGATCCCGCGCTACTTCCCCTTCTGCCAGGTGGCGTCGCGGGGCGGGCCCTTCGAGTTCTTCGGCTTCACCACCTCGGCGCGCCGCAACCGGCCGCAGTTCCTGGTGGGCGCCTCCTCGGTGCTCCGCACCCTGCTGGGGCCGGAGATCGCCGCCGCGTTCGGCGCTCGCGAGGAGGAGTTCAGTAAGCTGGTGCGCGCGCAGAGGGAGGCCCTGATAATGCCGTCGTTCCACGCGTcagggaaggaggaggaggaggagaagcatgggaagaagaaggggaggagggagagggaggaggcaCCAGTGCCGCTGGTCGTCGAGCAGGTGGTGTAG
- the LOC8083663 gene encoding putative pentatricopeptide repeat-containing protein At3g16710, mitochondrial — MASLYVVHHTSLPLSPPHQLTAPEPPRAPPPSSRLPAVPSSSHHVSALPRPAAAPSAFARHCKAPVRDHDAELLRALQSNGNGTLHGDAAPSQVLGSRSDGPGGDGRSKRSRFCARDCAKRIMELPVEERVKVLDLLPRDDDALTVSDYNDILSALARAGDHATAVALFRAMPVAPDAQSFATAVQCLCRQGAPDEAKLAIDEMVARGFRPSVATFSAVVGCLCKRGRVTKAMEVFDAMRALGCEPTIRSYNSLVGGLCYVGRLEEALDLLNKLKDSPMTPDIYTFTIVLDGFCKVGRTEEATAIFHDAIGMGLSPTIFTYNALLNGHCKEGNPLKAFALLMEMCGNDAACPPDKISFGIVLTALLRAGETSAAWQTYKRMERAGFEVDGRALDTLVRGLFRRCATDVSALGDAKEVFAKVVASGHEPVSYTYCLMAQALARGGEVDAAVALLEDMVRKGYALRKRAYTDVVRALCDRGRALDALQVLVLVMIVRDFVPGRNAFEALLGELSRQGRWADAMAVYAAAVKRGVVVSWKHLGREALPPEEPVRLGVLVPQ; from the coding sequence ATGGCTTCCCTCTACGTCGTCCACCACACCTCGCTACCACTCTCCCCGCCCCACCAGCTGacggcccccgagccccctcgcgCGCCGCCCCCTTCCTCGCGCCTCCCCGCTGTGCCGTCCTCCTCTCACCATGTCAGCGCCCTCCCTCGACCCGCGGCGGCTCCCTCCGCCTTCGCGCGCCACTGCAAAGCGCCGGTCCGGGACCACGACGCCGAGCTCCTCCGCGCTCTACAGTCCAACGGCAACGGCACCCTCCACGGAGACGCAGCACCGTCGCAAGTCCTCGGTTCCCGCTCCGACGGACCGGGCGGCGACGGCAGGAGCAAGAGGTCGCGTTTCTGCGCCCGGGATTGCGCGAAGCGGATCATGGAGCTGCCCGTGGAGGAGCGGGTGAAGGTGCTCGACCTCCTGCCGCGCGACGACGACGCGCTCACCGTCTCCGACTACAACGACATCCTCTCGGCGCTGGCTCGCGCGGGGGACCACGCCACGGCCGTCGCGCTGTTCCGCGCCATGCCCGTCGCCCCCGACGCCCAGTCCTTCGCCACCGCCGTGCAGTGCCTCTGCCGCCAGGGCGCGCCCGACGAGGCCAAGCTCGCAATCGACGAGATGGTGGCGCGCGGGTTCCGCCCCAGCGTCGCCACGTTCTCGGCCGTCGTGGGGTGCCTCTGCAAGCGCGGACGCGTCACCAAGGCCATGGAGGTGTTCGACGCCATGCGCGCGCTCGGGTGCGAGCCGACCATCCGCAGCTACAACAGCCTCGTCGGCGGGCTCTGCTACGTCGGGCGGCTGGAGGAGGCGCTCGACCTCCtcaacaagctcaaggactcgCCCATGACGCCCGACATCTACACCTTCACCATCGTGCTCGACGGGTTCTGCAAGGTCGGGCGGACGGAGGAGGCCACGGCCATCTTCCACGATGCAATCGGGATGGGCCTCTCGCCGACGATATTCACCTACAACGCGCTCCTGAACGGGCACTGCAAGGAGGGGAACCCGCTCAAGGCGTTCGCGCTGCTCATGGAGATGTGCGGCAACGACGCCGCCTGCCCGCCAGACAAGATCAGCTTCGGGATCGTGCTGACGGCGCTGCTCCGCGCCGGCGAGACCTCAGCGGCGTGGCAGACGTACAAGCGGATGGAGCGCGCTGGGTTCGAGGTGGACGGGCGCGCGCTGGACACGCTGGTTCGGGGCCTGTTCCGGCGGTGCGCGACGGACGTGTCCGCCCTCGGCGACGCCAAGGAGGTGTTCGCGAAGGTGGTGGCTTCGGGCCACGAGCCGGTGTCGTACACGTACTGCCTGATGGCGCAGGCGCTGGCGCGCGGCGGCGAGGTGGACGCAGCCGTGGCGCTCCTGGAGGATATGGTGCGCAAGGGGTACGCGCTGCGGAAGCGCGCCTACACGGACGTGGTGCGCGCGCTCTGTGACCGCGGCAGGGCCCTCGACGCGCTGCAGGTGCTGGTGCTCGTGATGATCGTGAGGGACTTCGTGCCAGGACGGAACGCGTTCGAAGCGCTCCTGGGCGAGCTGAGCCGGCAGGGGCGGTGGGCCGACGCCATGGCCGTGTACGCCGCCGCGGTGAAGCGCGGCGTGGTAGTCTCGTGGAAGCACCTCGGCAGAGAGGCGCTCCCGCCGGAGGAGCCCGTCCGGCTGGGCGTCCTGGTCCCGCAGTGA
- the LOC8082337 gene encoding probable LRR receptor-like serine/threonine-protein kinase IRK, with protein MRPLALLVLAHLAALVAAAEAKGGAAGAGLGDDVLGLIVFKADVSDPDGRLATWSEDDERPCAWGGVTCDARTGRVSALSLAGFGLSGKLGRGLLRLEALQSLSLARNNLSGDVPAELARLPALQTLDLSANAFAGAIPEGLFGRCRSLRDVSLAGNAFSGGIPRDVAACATLASLNLSSNLLAGALPSDIWSLNALRTLDISGNAVTGDLPIGISRMFNLRALNLRGNRLTGSLPDDIGDCPLLRSLDLGSNSLSGDLPESLRRLSTCTYLDLSSNEFTGSVPTWFGEMGSLEILDLSGNKFSGEIPGSIGGLMSLRELRLSGNGFTGALPESIGGCKSLMHVDVSWNSLTGALPSWVLGSGVQWVSVSQNTLSGEVKVPANASSVLQGVDLSNNAFSGVIPSEISKLQNLHSLNMSWNSMSGSIPASILEMKSLEVLDLTANRLNGCIPASTGGESLQELRLGKNFLTGNIPAQIGNCSSLASLDLSHNNLTGGIPETISNLTNLEIVDLSQNKLTGVLPKQLSNLPHLLQFNVSHNQLSGDLPPGSFFDTIPLSSVSDNPGLCGAKLNSSCPGVLPKPIVLNPNTSSDPISPTEPVPDGGRHHKKTILSISALVAIGAAALIAVGVITITVLNLRVRAPGSHSGAALELSDGYLSQSPTTDMNAGKLVMFGGGNPEFSASTHALLNKDCELGRGGFGTVYKTTLRDGQPVAIKKLTVSSLVKSQVEFEREVKMLGKLRHRNLVALKGYYWTPSLQLLIYEFVSGGNLHKQLHESSTTNCLSWKERFDIVLGIARSLAHLHRHDIIHYNLKSSNILLDGSGEAKVGDYGLAKLLPMLDRYVLSSKVQSALGYMAPEFACRTVKITEKCDVYGFGVLILEILTGRTPVEYMEDDVIVLCDVVRAALDEGKVEECVDERLCGKFPLEEAVPIMKLGLVCTSQVPSNRPDMNEVVNILELIRCPQDSPETELG; from the exons ATGCGGCCGCTCGCGCTGCTGGTTCTCGCCCACCTCGCCGCCctcgtggcggcggcggaggccaaGGGCGGCGCGGCGGGGGCGGGGCTGGGCGACGACGTGCTGGGGCTGATCGTGTTCAAGGCCGACGTGTCGGACCCCGACGGCCGCCTCGCGACGTGGAGCGAGGACGACGAGCGGCCCTGCGCCTGGGGCGGCGTCACCTGCGACGCGCGCACGGGCCGCGTCTCTGCGCTCTCCCTCGCCGGCTTCGGCCTCTCGGGCAAGCTCGGACGGGGCCTCCTCCGCCTCGAGGCGCTCCAGTCGCTCTCGCTCGCCCGCAACAACCTCTCCGGCGACGTCCCCGCGGAGCTCGCCCGCCTCCCGGCGCTCCAGACGCTGGACCTCAGCGCCAACGCCTTCGCCGGTGCCATTCCGGAGGGGCTCTTCGGCCGCTGCCGCTCCCTCCGCGACGTCTCGCTCGCCGGCAACGCCTTCTCTGGCGGCATCCCGCGGGACGTCGCCGCGTGCGCCACGCTGGCGTCGCTCAACCTGTCCTCCAACCTCCTGGCCGGCGCGCTGCCCAGCGACATTTGGTCCCTCAACGCGCTGCGCACGCTGGACATCTCCGGCAATGCCGTCACCGGCGACCTCCCGATCGGTATCAGCAGGATGTTCAACCTTCGGGCGCTCAACCTGCGAGGCAACCGTCTCACTGGTAGCCTCCCGGACGACATTGGGGACTGCCCGTTGCTTAGGTCATTGGATCTTGGGTCCAACTCGCTGTCCGGCGACTTACCAGAGTCCCTGCGGAGGCTCTCCACCTGCACATACCTTGACCTGAGCTCGAATGAGTTCACTGGGAGTGTGCCAACATGGTTTGGAGAAATGGGAAGCCTGGAAATTCTGGATTTGTCGGGGAACAAGTTCTCTGGCGAGATTCCAGGGTCTATTGGCGGGTTGATGTCATTGAGGGAGCTGAGGTTGTCTGGGAATGGGTTCACCGGAGCCTTGCCTGAATCAATCGGGGGATGCAAGAGCCTGATGCATGTTGATGTCAGCTGGAACTCTCTTACGGGTGCCCTGCCTAGCTGGGTTCTCGGTTCTGGTGTGCAATGGGTGTCGGTGTCGCAGAACACGTTGAGCGGGGAGGTAAAAGTGCCCGCAAATGCTTCTTCAGTGCTTCAAGGAGTGGACTTGTCGAACAATGCCTTCTCTGGAGTTATTCCATCGGAAATCTCCAAGCTGCAGAATTTGCACTCGTTGAACATGTCATGGAACTCAATGTCTGGAAGTATTCCGGCCAGCATTTTGGAGATGAAGTCACTGGAGGTTCTTGATTTGACTGCCAACCGACTAAATGGGTGCATTCCAGCTTCAACTGGAGGGGAGTCATTGCAGGAGTTGAGGCTGGGGAAGAACTTCCTAACTGGAAACATCCCAGCTCAGATTGGCAATTGCTCTTCCCTAGCATCACT GGATCTTTCACATAACAATTTAACAGGAGGAATTCCGGAGACAATATCTAACCTTACCAATCTCGAGATTGTTGATCTTTCTCAGAACAAGCTTACTGGTGTTCTACCAAAGCAGCTTTCTAACCTCCCCCACCTCCTGCAGTTCAATGTTTCACATAACCAGCTCTCTGGGGATCTCCCTCCCGGTAGCTTCTTTGATACAATCCCCTTATCTTCTGTGTCGGATAATCCTGGCCTTTGTGGCGCAAAGCTCAATTCGTCTTGTCCTGGTGTGCTGCCAAAACCAATCGTGCTGAACCCAAACACTTCTTCTGATCCAATATCACCAACCGAGCCTGTGCCCGATGGTGGTCGCCATCATAAGAAAACCATACTGAGCATCTCAGCCCTTGTTGCAATTGGTGCTGCTGCTCTAATTGCTGTTGGTGTCATTACCATCACGGTTCTTAACCTTCGAGTGCGTGCCCCTGGATCTCATTCTGGTGCTGCTCTGGAACTCTCAGATGGATATCTCAGCCAGTCACCAACAACTGACATGAATGCAGGCAAGCTTGTCATGTTTGGAGGAGGAAATCCAGAGTTCAGTGCCAGTACCCATGCTCTTCTGAACAAGGATTGCGAGCTTGGGCGTGGTGGTTTTGGCACTGTCTACAAGACCACTCTTCGAGATGGACAACCTGTTGCCATCAAGAAGCTCACTGTGTCAAGCTTGGTTAAATCTCAAGTTGAATTTGAGAGAGAAGTTAAGATGCTGGGCAAGCTACGCCATCGCAACCTAGTTGCACTAAAGGGTTATTACTGGACACCGTCGCTTCAGCTTCTCATTTATGAGTTTGTCTCTGGGGGTAACTTGCACAAACAATTGCATGAATCATCCACCACAAATTGCCTGTCCTGGAAGGAAAGATTTGACATAGTCCTCGGTATAGCAAGAAGCCTTGCTCATCTCCACAGGCATGATATTATCCATTACAATCTGAAATCAAGCAACATTCTGCTCGATGGATCAGGTGAGGCGAAGGTAGGAGATTATGGGTTAGCAAAGCTGCTCCCGATGCTGGATCGTTACGTCCTAAGTAGCAAGGTGCAGAGTGCGCTTGGATACATGGCCCCGGAGTTTGCATGCAGAACTGTGAAGATCACTGAGAAATGCGATGTGTACGGGTTTGGTGTTCTTATTCTTGAGATTCTGACTGGTAGGACACCTGTGGAGTACATGGAAGATGATGTGATTGTGCTCTGTGATGTAGTGAGGGCGGCTTTGGATGAAGGCAAGGTGGAAGAATGTGTTGATGAGAGGCTCTGCGGCAAATTTCCACTGGAGGAGGCTGTTCCGATCATGAAACTTGGTTTGGTATGTACTTCTCAGGTTCCGTCAAACAGGCCGGACATGAATGAGGTGGTGAACATACTGGAGCTGATCAGATGCCCCCAGGATAGCCCGGAGactgaattgggttaa